In Streptomyces nodosus, one DNA window encodes the following:
- a CDS encoding DivIVA domain-containing protein, translated as MPLTPEDVRNKQFTTVRLREGYDEDEVDAFLDEVEAELTRLLRENEDLRAKLAAATRAAAQNQQNMRKPPEGQDQQQPPQGMRGPGAPVPAGISGPPQQPMGGPMGGPPQLPSGAPQLPAGPGGGQGGPQGPGPMGQGPGPMGQGQGPMGQGQGPMGQGQGPMGQGQGPMGQGQGPMGQGPGPMGQGPMGQGPGPMGQGPMGQGPMGQGPMGQGPMGQGPGPMGQGPGPMGQPPMQQPMGGPMGGPMGGPMGGPGGPGGPGMPGQGPGGDSAARVLSLAQQTADQAIAEARSEANKIVGEARSRAEGLERDARAKADALERDAQEKHRVAMGSLESARATLERKVEDLRGFEREYRTRLKSYLESQLRQLETQADDSLAPPRTPAAPSLPSPATPSMAPAGAGAPSYGGGQPMGGPPAPPPPSFGGQQQMSPAMTQPMAPVRPQGPSPMGQAPSPMRGFLIDEDDN; from the coding sequence ATGCCGTTGACCCCCGAGGACGTGCGGAACAAGCAGTTCACGACCGTCCGCCTCCGAGAAGGCTATGACGAGGACGAGGTCGATGCCTTCCTCGACGAGGTCGAAGCCGAACTGACCCGCCTGCTGCGGGAGAACGAGGATCTGCGCGCCAAGCTGGCCGCCGCCACTCGTGCCGCCGCGCAGAACCAGCAGAACATGCGCAAGCCCCCGGAGGGGCAGGACCAGCAGCAGCCGCCGCAGGGTATGCGAGGTCCGGGTGCTCCCGTGCCCGCCGGCATATCGGGCCCGCCGCAGCAGCCGATGGGTGGCCCCATGGGTGGCCCGCCCCAGCTGCCGAGCGGTGCACCGCAGCTGCCTGCCGGCCCCGGCGGCGGTCAGGGCGGTCCGCAGGGACCCGGTCCTATGGGCCAGGGTCCGGGTCCCATGGGTCAGGGACAGGGTCCTATGGGTCAGGGGCAGGGCCCGATGGGTCAGGGGCAGGGCCCGATGGGTCAGGGCCAGGGGCCGATGGGCCAGGGTCAAGGTCCTATGGGCCAGGGCCCCGGTCCTATGGGGCAGGGTCCTATGGGTCAGGGTCCGGGTCCGATGGGACAGGGCCCGATGGGCCAGGGTCCTATGGGTCAGGGCCCGATGGGCCAGGGTCCGATGGGGCAGGGGCCTGGTCCTATGGGTCAGGGTCCCGGCCCGATGGGTCAGCCTCCGATGCAGCAGCCCATGGGTGGCCCCATGGGCGGACCGATGGGTGGCCCCATGGGCGGCCCGGGTGGTCCCGGTGGTCCGGGCATGCCCGGCCAGGGTCCCGGTGGCGACAGCGCCGCGCGTGTCCTCTCGCTGGCCCAGCAGACCGCCGACCAGGCGATCGCCGAGGCCCGCTCCGAGGCCAACAAGATCGTCGGCGAGGCCCGCAGCCGCGCCGAGGGTCTGGAGCGCGACGCCCGGGCCAAGGCCGACGCCCTGGAGCGGGACGCGCAGGAGAAGCACCGTGTCGCGATGGGCTCCCTGGAGTCCGCCCGCGCCACGCTGGAGCGCAAGGTCGAGGACCTGCGCGGCTTCGAGCGCGAGTACCGCACGCGGCTGAAGTCGTACCTGGAGTCGCAGCTGCGTCAGCTGGAGACCCAGGCCGACGACTCGCTGGCCCCGCCGCGCACCCCGGCAGCGCCCTCCCTGCCTTCGCCGGCCACGCCGTCGATGGCTCCGGCAGGTGCGGGTGCCCCGTCGTACGGTGGCGGCCAGCCGATGGGCGGCCCTCCGGCACCGCCCCCGCCGTCCTTCGGCGGTCAGCAGCAGATGTCCCCGGCGATGACCCAGCCGATGGCGCCGGTCCGTCCGCAGGGCCCCTCGCCGATGGGCCAGGCACCCTCGCCGATGCGCGGGTTCCTCATCGACGAGGACGACAACTGA
- a CDS encoding YggT family protein has translation MGVFLEVVYIVLMCFLVVLIFRLVMDYVFQFARSWQPGKAMVVVLEATYTVTDPPLKLLRRFIPPLRLGGVALDLSFFVLMIIVYILLSIVGNLAR, from the coding sequence ATGGGTGTGTTCCTGGAGGTTGTCTACATCGTCCTGATGTGCTTCCTCGTCGTGCTGATTTTCCGGTTGGTCATGGACTATGTGTTCCAGTTCGCCCGCTCATGGCAACCCGGCAAGGCGATGGTGGTCGTTCTGGAGGCCACCTACACTGTCACCGATCCACCGCTGAAGCTTCTGCGGCGGTTCATCCCGCCGCTGCGTCTCGGGGGCGTGGCGCTCGACCTGTCCTTCTTCGTGCTGATGATCATCGTCTACATCCTGCTGTCCATCGTGGGGAATCTCGCGAGGTGA
- a CDS encoding cell division protein SepF encodes MAGAMRKMAVYLGLVEDDGYDGRGFDPDDDFEPELDPEPERDRRRHEPSHQSHQALQSQRDESVRMVQPPAQRDPVPQPASLPAESGRPARIAPVASITQERQSLEKNAPVIMPKVVSEREPYRITTLHPRTYNEARTIGEHFREGTPVIMNLTEMDDTDAKRLVDFAAGLVFGLHGSIERVTQKVFLLSPANVDVTAEDKARIAEGGFFNQS; translated from the coding sequence ATGGCCGGCGCGATGCGCAAGATGGCGGTCTACCTCGGCCTCGTGGAGGACGATGGGTACGACGGCCGGGGATTCGACCCCGACGACGACTTCGAGCCCGAACTCGACCCGGAGCCCGAGCGGGATCGCAGACGGCATGAGCCGTCACATCAGTCACACCAGGCACTTCAGTCCCAAAGGGATGAATCGGTGCGCATGGTCCAGCCTCCGGCGCAGCGCGACCCGGTTCCCCAACCCGCTTCGCTCCCGGCGGAATCGGGGCGTCCGGCTCGCATCGCGCCCGTGGCATCCATCACACAAGAACGCCAGAGCCTGGAAAAGAATGCGCCGGTGATCATGCCCAAGGTCGTGTCCGAGCGAGAGCCCTACCGGATCACCACGCTGCACCCGCGGACCTACAACGAGGCCCGTACCATCGGGGAACACTTCCGCGAGGGCACGCCGGTGATCATGAATCTGACCGAGATGGATGACACGGACGCGAAGCGACTTGTCGACTTTGCGGCCGGTTTGGTGTTTGGTCTTCACGGCAGTATCGAACGAGTGACGCAGAAGGTGTTCCTCCTCTCGCCTGCTAACGTCGATGTCACGGCGGAGGACAAGGCCCGCATCGCAGAGGGCGGGTTCTTCAACCAGAGCTGA
- a CDS encoding YggS family pyridoxal phosphate-dependent enzyme, whose protein sequence is MKDRKEYITANLAEVEERIVAACAAAGRRREEVTLIVVTKTYPADDVRILSELGVRHVAENRDQDAAPKAAACSDLSLTWHFVGQLQTNKVRSVVGYAGVVQSIDRSRLVAALSKEAVRAGRELGCLLQVALDAGEGGRGERGGVAPEGVEELGDLVAEAPGLRLDGLMTVAPLAGEYAGRQQAAFERLMDLSTDLRRAHPAATMVSAGMSSDLEQAVAAGATHVRVGTAVLGVRPRLG, encoded by the coding sequence ATGAAGGACCGTAAGGAATACATCACCGCGAATCTCGCCGAGGTCGAGGAGCGCATCGTGGCCGCGTGCGCGGCCGCCGGGCGCAGGCGGGAAGAGGTGACCCTGATCGTGGTCACCAAGACCTATCCCGCCGACGATGTGCGGATTCTGTCGGAGCTCGGTGTGCGTCATGTGGCCGAGAACCGCGATCAGGACGCGGCGCCCAAGGCGGCGGCATGTTCGGATCTTTCGCTCACATGGCATTTTGTCGGTCAATTGCAGACCAATAAGGTGCGATCCGTGGTCGGTTACGCGGGTGTGGTGCAGTCGATCGATCGTTCCCGGCTGGTCGCGGCCCTGTCGAAGGAGGCGGTGCGGGCCGGTCGCGAGCTGGGGTGTCTCCTCCAGGTCGCGCTCGACGCGGGCGAAGGCGGGCGGGGAGAGCGCGGAGGTGTGGCCCCCGAGGGGGTCGAAGAGTTGGGCGACCTCGTCGCCGAGGCTCCGGGGCTGAGGCTGGACGGCCTCATGACCGTCGCTCCGCTCGCCGGGGAGTATGCGGGGCGTCAACAGGCGGCCTTCGAGCGGTTGATGGATTTGTCGACCGACCTGCGCCGGGCTCATCCGGCTGCAACCATGGTCTCGGCGGGGATGAGTTCGGACCTCGAACAGGCCGTGGCCGCCGGGGCGACACATGTGCGCGTCGGTACTGCGGTACTCGGAGTCCGCCCCCGGCTCGGGTAA
- the pgeF gene encoding peptidoglycan editing factor PgeF, with the protein MIGQLDTVSGAHFAFTDRWGGVSAAPYEEFNLGGAVGDDPDAVRTNRERAARSLGLDPDLVVWMNQVHGPDVAVVDAPWGERPVPEVDAIVTVRRGLALAVLTADCTPVLLADPVAGVVAAAHAGRPGMVAGVVPAAVRAMMELGAEPSRVVARTGPAVCGRCYEVPEAMRAEVSAVEPAAHSETSWGTPAVDVTAGVHAQLERLGVPDREQSPVCTRESADHFSYRRDRTTGRLAGYVWLD; encoded by the coding sequence GTGATAGGTCAGCTCGACACCGTCAGCGGCGCGCATTTCGCCTTCACCGACCGGTGGGGCGGAGTGAGCGCCGCTCCGTACGAGGAGTTCAATCTCGGCGGCGCGGTCGGGGACGACCCCGACGCGGTCCGTACCAACAGGGAACGGGCGGCGCGGTCGCTGGGGCTCGACCCCGACCTGGTGGTGTGGATGAACCAGGTGCACGGGCCGGATGTGGCCGTGGTCGACGCTCCTTGGGGTGAAAGGCCGGTGCCCGAGGTGGACGCGATCGTCACCGTCCGGCGCGGCCTGGCACTCGCCGTGCTCACCGCCGACTGCACACCTGTTCTGCTCGCCGACCCGGTCGCCGGTGTGGTGGCCGCGGCCCACGCCGGCCGGCCCGGCATGGTCGCCGGGGTCGTGCCCGCCGCCGTGCGAGCGATGATGGAACTGGGCGCCGAGCCGTCCCGTGTGGTCGCGCGCACGGGCCCCGCGGTCTGCGGCCGGTGCTACGAGGTGCCGGAGGCGATGCGCGCCGAGGTGTCCGCCGTCGAGCCGGCGGCGCACTCCGAGACCAGCTGGGGCACCCCGGCGGTCGATGTGACCGCCGGGGTGCATGCCCAGCTCGAACGGCTCGGGGTGCCCGACCGGGAGCAGTCGCCGGTGTGCACGCGTGAGTCGGCCGATCACTTCTCGTACCGCCGCGACCGCACCACCGGGCGGCTCGCGGGTTATGTCTGGCTGGACTGA